In Paenibacillus sp. FSL R7-0345, a single window of DNA contains:
- a CDS encoding anaerobic ribonucleoside triphosphate reductase: protein MTLLEKRYNSGQAAQEVLLEELIHLGRDIIESADLDLLRENANLNGESFSGKMSKFGSEYSKWYARNFTMPPQLVQATLDNVVYVHDLDQYAIGTTNCIFIPFERLLREGFNTGNGSVRPPNSIMTAMSLVAIIFQSQQNAQYGGVSANKLDFDLAPYVTKSFAKLFRKGLGYFEEGEASEIAGDITMSRSDLAEQYPRSFRFAQKETESETLQAAESMIHNLNTMSSRSGGQIPFTSINYGTCTTPEGQLVISSLLTATMNGLGSGETPVFPIQIFKCKQGVNQQQGDPNYELFLKAAECSARRLYPNFANLDAPLNLQYYDPSNPDTEFATMGCRTRVLGDRFGRNHCSGKGNLSFNTLNLVRLGLAHGTITGRRLAADEEGFYDDLNHYMDIALEGLLHRFRIQAAQKAKASDFMMREGVWEGGEALAPEDIVGDLLKHGSLSLGFIGMAECMKAMYGKHHGEDMEVHGKAVAIVRHMREYCDRKSEELDLNITLFATPAEGLSGKFTKVDRKVLGSIPGVTDREYYTNSFHIPVYHELGAAQKISLEAPFHEYCNAGAISYVELNGNARSNPAAFVKIIKYALEQQISYFSINHPIDRCSGCGYEGVIGTNCPSCGVHEHDVHIRRLRRVTGYLTGDYQTRFNAAKQAEVRDRIKHL from the coding sequence ATGACGCTGCTGGAGAAACGGTACAATAGCGGACAAGCTGCACAGGAGGTACTTCTGGAAGAATTAATACATTTGGGCCGGGATATTATCGAAAGCGCGGATCTTGATCTGCTGCGTGAGAATGCCAACCTGAACGGAGAGAGCTTTTCCGGCAAAATGAGTAAATTCGGCAGTGAGTATTCCAAATGGTATGCCCGCAATTTCACCATGCCGCCGCAGCTCGTACAGGCAACGCTCGATAATGTCGTCTACGTACACGACCTGGATCAATATGCGATCGGAACAACCAACTGCATCTTCATTCCATTTGAACGGCTGCTTCGCGAGGGCTTTAACACCGGCAACGGCAGCGTCCGCCCTCCTAACTCAATTATGACGGCAATGTCGCTGGTGGCGATTATTTTCCAGTCCCAGCAGAATGCCCAATATGGCGGTGTATCGGCCAACAAGCTTGATTTTGACCTAGCACCTTATGTGACCAAATCCTTCGCCAAGCTGTTCCGCAAGGGCCTCGGCTACTTCGAAGAAGGCGAAGCAAGCGAAATCGCCGGTGATATCACGATGAGCCGCAGTGATCTGGCTGAGCAGTATCCGCGCTCCTTCCGTTTCGCCCAGAAAGAAACAGAGAGCGAAACCCTGCAGGCAGCAGAGAGCATGATTCACAACCTGAATACGATGTCCAGCCGTTCGGGCGGACAGATTCCTTTTACAAGCATTAACTATGGTACCTGCACAACTCCGGAAGGACAGCTGGTTATCAGCTCCCTGCTGACTGCAACGATGAACGGCCTTGGCAGCGGGGAAACGCCGGTGTTCCCGATTCAGATTTTCAAATGCAAGCAGGGTGTGAACCAGCAGCAGGGCGATCCGAACTATGAGCTGTTCCTGAAGGCGGCTGAATGCTCGGCCCGCAGACTGTATCCGAACTTTGCAAACCTGGATGCACCGCTCAATCTGCAGTACTATGATCCGTCAAACCCGGATACTGAATTTGCAACAATGGGCTGCCGTACACGGGTGCTCGGTGACCGTTTTGGACGTAATCACTGCTCCGGCAAAGGCAACCTGTCCTTTAACACGCTGAACCTGGTTCGTCTCGGTCTTGCCCACGGCACGATTACAGGACGCCGGCTGGCTGCTGATGAAGAAGGCTTTTATGATGATCTCAACCACTATATGGACATTGCGCTGGAGGGTCTGCTGCACCGGTTCCGGATCCAGGCAGCCCAGAAAGCTAAAGCTTCTGATTTTATGATGCGTGAAGGCGTATGGGAAGGCGGCGAGGCGCTGGCTCCCGAGGACATCGTGGGCGATCTGCTCAAGCACGGCAGTCTGTCCCTCGGCTTCATCGGAATGGCCGAATGCATGAAGGCAATGTACGGCAAGCACCACGGTGAGGATATGGAGGTTCATGGCAAAGCGGTAGCTATCGTGCGCCACATGCGTGAATACTGCGACCGTAAGAGCGAAGAGCTGGATCTGAACATTACGCTGTTTGCTACACCGGCTGAAGGCCTGTCCGGCAAATTCACCAAGGTGGACCGTAAGGTGCTGGGCTCGATCCCGGGCGTAACGGACCGCGAATACTATACGAACTCATTCCATATTCCTGTATATCATGAGCTTGGCGCAGCCCAGAAGATCAGTCTGGAAGCTCCCTTCCATGAGTACTGCAACGCCGGCGCGATCTCTTATGTGGAGCTGAACGGGAATGCACGGAGTAACCCGGCGGCTTTTGTCAAAATCATCAAATACGCGCTGGAGCAGCAGATCAGCTATTTCAGCATTAACCACCCGATTGACCGCTGCTCGGGCTGCGGCTATGAAGGGGTTATCGGCACCAATTGCCCTTCCTGTGGCGTTCATGAGCATGACGTACACATCCGCCGGCTGCGCCGGGTAACCGGATATCTGACCGGCGACTACCAGACCCGCTTCAATGCCGCCAAGCAGGCCGAAGTGAGAGACCGCATCAAGCACCTATGA
- a CDS encoding YuzF family protein codes for MYTMPHAITVYPVDPYVVETLMSVRGKQVVLETTRGGISGCVMDVKPDHVVLDTRGRKFFVRICEIVWIMPE; via the coding sequence ATGTACACAATGCCACATGCTATCACTGTCTATCCTGTTGATCCATATGTCGTTGAAACCTTAATGTCCGTAAGGGGTAAGCAGGTGGTTCTGGAAACTACCCGCGGCGGAATCAGCGGTTGTGTGATGGATGTTAAGCCAGATCACGTTGTACTGGATACTAGAGGCAGAAAATTCTTTGTACGCATTTGTGAGATTGTTTGGATCATGCCGGAATAA
- the nrdF gene encoding class 1b ribonucleoside-diphosphate reductase subunit beta: MSAIQAVNWNRPDDDFSLMFWNQNIMQFWTDDEIPLSDDKMSWLTLSDIEKDSYMKVLGGLTLLDTVQGGVGMPQIMEHVDGLQRKAVLGFMGMMEQIHAKSYSSIFTTLASTEEIDGIFRWVEDNTFLQFKAQTISEYYKKIETPKDLYLAMAASVLLESYLFYSGFFYPLYLAGQGKMTCSGEIIDLILRDESIHGVYVGVLAQEIFEELSEDDQRDVYQTLVGLLRLLHANEEQYTEQIYAPIGLVEEVKTFLRYNANKAMMNLGHDPLFGEEEINPIVQNGISTHTKQHDFFSKKGNGYVRALNVEPLRDEDFSF, translated from the coding sequence ATGAGCGCAATTCAAGCCGTGAACTGGAACCGTCCTGACGACGACTTCTCGCTGATGTTCTGGAACCAGAATATTATGCAGTTCTGGACCGACGACGAAATTCCATTATCCGATGACAAAATGTCCTGGCTGACGCTGAGCGACATTGAAAAGGACTCTTATATGAAGGTGCTGGGCGGGCTTACCCTGCTCGACACCGTGCAAGGCGGCGTAGGGATGCCGCAGATTATGGAGCATGTAGACGGCTTGCAGCGCAAGGCGGTCCTCGGCTTCATGGGAATGATGGAGCAGATTCATGCGAAGTCTTACAGCAGTATTTTTACGACGCTGGCTTCCACTGAGGAGATCGACGGCATCTTCCGCTGGGTGGAGGACAACACGTTCCTGCAGTTCAAGGCCCAGACCATTTCCGAGTATTACAAAAAAATTGAGACTCCCAAGGATCTCTATCTGGCGATGGCGGCTTCCGTCCTGCTGGAGAGCTATCTGTTCTACAGCGGCTTCTTCTACCCGCTCTACCTGGCCGGCCAGGGCAAAATGACCTGCAGCGGCGAGATCATCGACCTGATCCTGCGCGACGAGAGCATCCACGGCGTTTATGTCGGCGTGCTGGCACAGGAGATTTTCGAGGAGCTGTCCGAGGACGACCAGCGTGACGTGTACCAGACCCTCGTTGGGCTGCTGCGTCTGCTGCATGCCAACGAGGAGCAATACACCGAGCAGATTTACGCGCCAATCGGACTTGTAGAGGAAGTGAAGACTTTCCTGCGCTACAATGCCAACAAGGCGATGATGAACCTCGGCCACGACCCGCTTTTTGGCGAGGAAGAGATCAACCCGATCGTCCAGAACGGGATCAGCACCCACACCAAGCAGCATGACTTTTTCTCCAAAAAAGGCAACGGCTACGTCCGTGCGCTGAACGTGGAGCCGCTGCGTGATGAGGACTTTAGTTTCTAA
- a CDS encoding TetR-like C-terminal domain-containing protein — MLEQFNSIIKKLGTVREASGPFIDPPSGYVRPFEYVLEQKHFFKRLLGFGGDTNLSLQMTELINQQLINAYLINHQQITSADIPVKHQYLFAYLSSAYVGTMQFWIQRDFDLSPAEMAILFSQISRLGSAHITIPV, encoded by the coding sequence GTGCTGGAGCAGTTCAACAGCATTATTAAGAAGCTTGGAACCGTACGGGAAGCCAGCGGGCCCTTTATTGATCCGCCCTCAGGTTATGTACGCCCATTCGAGTATGTCCTTGAGCAAAAGCATTTTTTCAAAAGATTGCTGGGCTTTGGAGGCGACACTAATCTTTCCCTTCAAATGACAGAGCTGATCAATCAGCAGTTAATTAATGCCTACCTCATAAATCATCAACAGATTACATCTGCAGATATTCCTGTCAAACATCAATATTTATTTGCGTATCTTTCTTCCGCCTATGTGGGGACCATGCAGTTCTGGATTCAAAGGGATTTTGACTTATCTCCGGCGGAGATGGCTATTTTGTTCTCACAGATTTCGAGACTGGGATCGGCGCATATAACAATTCCTGTGTAA
- a CDS encoding VanZ family protein, protein MLQGTRTAAWIGFGLYTGLTLFFLFVGFSRSSALPETGLRYHLVFDGIPLRFPGDGFSNLWLFNLGNYLAFVPFGLAVPLLIRCRFLPFLLVFLAAITGVELIQMVTHLGAFDINDIVINTLGASVGYGAQRLVRRDRTSPRGLLKLLFSGAVLTLAVYSGVSGLNHYLDNGRGEIMALDQLPLEHGEVRWEPRLTGFTAAQERIEPAVNLYSRDNPRSHEFSLRLDGRFKELSGNLAVPDDVINAASSGSSRVIISSDGEEIYSMDINIVPGENQPLSFRVPLEGKQELTITVFNDTADPRTNAVFWDVTLIEANAGQKLAARIHRLLGGG, encoded by the coding sequence ATGCTTCAAGGGACGAGGACCGCCGCTTGGATCGGGTTCGGGCTGTATACAGGCCTTACTCTATTTTTCTTATTCGTTGGCTTCAGCCGGTCATCGGCTCTGCCAGAGACGGGCTTGCGGTATCATTTGGTATTTGACGGTATTCCACTGAGGTTTCCGGGCGATGGTTTTTCGAATCTTTGGTTATTCAACCTGGGTAACTATCTGGCATTTGTACCGTTTGGACTGGCGGTTCCGCTGCTGATCCGCTGCCGGTTCCTGCCGTTCCTCTTAGTCTTCCTAGCAGCGATTACCGGGGTTGAGCTGATCCAGATGGTGACCCATTTGGGCGCGTTTGATATTAACGATATTGTCATTAATACGCTGGGTGCCAGTGTCGGCTATGGCGCCCAGCGGCTGGTCCGCCGCGATCGTACGTCGCCAAGAGGTTTACTCAAGCTGCTGTTCTCCGGAGCAGTATTGACATTGGCCGTTTACTCCGGCGTGAGCGGTCTTAATCATTATCTTGATAATGGCCGCGGTGAGATCATGGCGCTGGACCAGCTCCCCCTTGAGCATGGCGAAGTGAGGTGGGAACCAAGACTCACCGGTTTCACTGCAGCGCAGGAGCGGATCGAACCGGCGGTCAATCTATACAGCCGTGATAATCCGAGAAGCCACGAGTTCTCACTGCGCCTTGATGGACGGTTCAAAGAGCTTTCCGGTAATCTGGCCGTCCCTGACGACGTTATAAATGCGGCGAGCAGCGGCAGCAGCCGTGTCATTATCAGCTCCGACGGAGAAGAGATTTACTCCATGGATATCAATATCGTACCGGGCGAGAATCAGCCGCTATCCTTCCGTGTGCCGCTTGAAGGCAAGCAGGAGCTGACGATTACTGTCTTTAACGATACTGCCGACCCTCGAACCAATGCGGTATTCTGGGATGTCACGCTTATTGAAGCCAATGCCGGCCAAAAGCTGGCGGCACGAATTCATCGGTTGCTGGGCGGGGGATAG
- the ssuE gene encoding NADPH-dependent FMN reductase, which produces MAKIVVINGTPSLVSRINAVIEYAEADLRGRGFEVERINVAELPAEDLIHTKFESEAIVKANGLVAEADAVIVVSPVYKASYTGVLKTFLDLIPQKGLAGKIVLPLFMGGSLAHLLAIDYSLKPVLSVLGARHILGGVYAVDSQAVRNDQGVVELADELKLRLNSVLEELAEETAAKAARKTV; this is translated from the coding sequence GTGGCCAAAATAGTTGTCATCAACGGAACGCCATCCCTGGTATCGCGGATTAACGCGGTCATTGAATATGCAGAGGCGGATCTGCGCGGGCGCGGTTTTGAAGTGGAGCGGATTAATGTGGCCGAGCTTCCGGCAGAGGACTTGATTCATACCAAGTTCGAGAGTGAAGCGATTGTAAAAGCTAACGGGCTCGTGGCTGAAGCCGACGCGGTAATCGTAGTTAGTCCGGTTTATAAGGCTTCTTATACAGGGGTGCTGAAAACATTCCTCGATCTGATTCCGCAAAAAGGCCTGGCCGGCAAAATCGTGCTTCCGCTCTTCATGGGCGGCAGTCTGGCGCATCTGCTGGCAATCGACTACTCGCTGAAGCCTGTATTGTCTGTGCTGGGTGCACGGCACATTCTGGGCGGCGTGTATGCTGTCGACTCGCAGGCTGTGCGTAACGACCAGGGTGTCGTTGAACTGGCCGACGAGCTCAAGCTGCGCCTGAACAGCGTGCTAGAGGAGCTGGCGGAAGAAACTGCAGCGAAGGCAGCACGCAAAACGGTTTAG
- a CDS encoding MTH1187 family thiamine-binding protein — protein MAIGEVTVIPIGTGSTSLSSYVADMQRVLQTVEGITFELTSMGTIIEGPVSRILAAVEALHESPFNGGAQRVSTSLKIDDRRDKPSTSRSKLQSVKRKLQ, from the coding sequence ATGGCTATTGGCGAAGTTACAGTCATTCCGATCGGTACAGGCAGCACCAGTCTTAGCAGTTATGTAGCTGATATGCAGCGTGTGCTGCAGACGGTGGAAGGAATCACCTTTGAACTGACCTCTATGGGAACGATTATTGAGGGCCCGGTATCCAGGATTTTGGCGGCTGTAGAGGCACTGCACGAGTCTCCGTTCAATGGAGGAGCACAGCGCGTATCTACTTCACTCAAAATCGATGACCGCCGTGACAAGCCGTCCACGAGCCGTAGCAAGCTGCAGTCGGTCAAACGGAAGCTGCAGTAA
- the nrdG gene encoding anaerobic ribonucleoside-triphosphate reductase activating protein, with protein MNICGYYPESINEGEGMRAVIFISGCRHRCPGCFNPKTWNFNFGEPFTLERQREIIAEMAANPLLDGLTLAGGDPFFSADEACGFIHELRSVLPDFPVWIYTGYTYEELTAAPGSPEWNLLALCQVVIDGRFVEELKDTTLPYRGSSNQRIINIPASLGRDEVVHWQPAAL; from the coding sequence ATGAATATCTGCGGCTACTATCCGGAGTCTATTAATGAAGGAGAAGGCATGCGGGCGGTTATCTTTATCAGCGGCTGCCGCCACCGCTGCCCCGGCTGCTTCAATCCAAAGACCTGGAATTTTAATTTTGGAGAACCATTTACACTGGAGCGGCAGCGCGAGATTATCGCCGAGATGGCCGCGAACCCGCTGCTGGACGGATTGACGCTGGCGGGGGGCGATCCTTTTTTCTCGGCGGATGAGGCCTGCGGCTTCATCCATGAGCTCCGTAGTGTGCTGCCGGACTTCCCGGTCTGGATCTACACCGGCTACACCTACGAGGAGCTGACCGCAGCTCCCGGCTCGCCGGAATGGAACCTGCTGGCGTTGTGCCAGGTGGTAATCGACGGCCGGTTCGTCGAGGAGCTTAAGGACACTACACTCCCTTACCGGGGAAGCAGCAACCAGCGGATTATCAATATACCCGCCAGTCTGGGCCGCGACGAGGTTGTGCATTGGCAGCCCGCGGCGCTGTAG
- a CDS encoding MDR family MFS transporter gives MNSQDKQNEVSQRRSFILTLMAIIPGMMMVMIDSTAMNVAIPSLSKDFGVSFSTLQWVITGYMLAMSVTIPLAGWFSDRLGSAKAYIITIIMFVAGSLLCALAQNSLQLTVCRILQGLGGGMVQPIGMAMIFRLAPENKKGQVMGMLGIPMLLAPASGPVLSGWLLESIGWQWIFLINLPLGVLTVYLGIRYLLKANVLRSVRSAYNKQTLDVVGFFLAPVAFVLLALSMNVDGSQWFLWLLRAVSVLLLIWLWFHETRHPQPILALQAFREVSFRRGIFVSWIQYAALNGSLVFIPQYLQHFKGYSPFQAGLVMSMLAVTSGLLMPVGGRLFDKVGIRPLAGLGLGTISLVLLLLSQLGQNVGGGMIGGMVGLLGIGMGLCMMSLNTYILQSAPSELISRVTPLTSASSNLVIPIAIAGLSNFLAFRANARITMAGGSAALAEMKGYSDTFLLAACIALSGALFSLRLGSKRHS, from the coding sequence ATGAATAGTCAGGACAAACAGAATGAGGTGTCTCAGCGGAGGTCGTTCATCCTTACCCTTATGGCTATTATTCCCGGAATGATGATGGTGATGATAGACAGCACCGCAATGAACGTAGCCATCCCCAGCTTGTCTAAGGATTTTGGAGTTTCCTTTAGCACCTTACAGTGGGTAATTACGGGTTATATGTTAGCCATGTCGGTTACGATTCCGCTGGCTGGCTGGTTCTCGGACAGGCTGGGTTCTGCAAAAGCGTACATTATAACCATTATCATGTTTGTTGCCGGATCCTTGCTATGTGCGCTGGCCCAGAATTCCTTGCAGTTAACGGTCTGCCGGATCCTTCAAGGGCTTGGTGGGGGAATGGTTCAGCCGATAGGAATGGCTATGATATTCCGCCTAGCACCGGAGAATAAGAAAGGTCAGGTCATGGGGATGCTGGGTATCCCGATGCTGCTGGCACCGGCCTCCGGACCGGTTCTATCCGGCTGGCTGTTAGAATCAATAGGCTGGCAATGGATTTTTCTCATCAATCTTCCTTTAGGAGTACTTACTGTTTATTTAGGGATACGTTATTTGCTAAAGGCGAATGTACTACGGTCGGTCCGATCCGCTTATAATAAGCAAACGTTAGATGTGGTCGGCTTTTTTCTGGCTCCTGTAGCCTTTGTTTTACTCGCTTTAAGCATGAATGTGGATGGCTCCCAATGGTTTCTTTGGTTATTGAGGGCAGTGAGTGTCCTATTGCTAATCTGGCTGTGGTTTCATGAGACGAGGCATCCGCAGCCCATTCTGGCTCTGCAGGCATTCAGAGAAGTTAGCTTTCGGAGAGGGATATTTGTAAGCTGGATTCAATATGCGGCTCTAAACGGGTCTCTGGTATTTATCCCGCAGTACCTTCAGCATTTTAAAGGATATAGCCCGTTTCAGGCAGGTCTGGTCATGAGTATGCTGGCCGTCACGTCCGGACTGCTTATGCCGGTTGGCGGAAGGCTTTTTGATAAGGTGGGTATACGCCCGCTTGCCGGTTTGGGTTTAGGGACGATATCCCTGGTGTTATTACTGCTTTCACAGTTAGGCCAGAACGTAGGAGGAGGAATGATTGGGGGAATGGTGGGGCTGCTCGGAATTGGAATGGGGCTATGCATGATGTCTCTGAATACCTATATTCTGCAATCCGCTCCTTCGGAGCTAATCAGCCGTGTTACACCTTTAACCTCAGCAAGCTCCAACCTGGTAATCCCTATTGCAATTGCTGGCTTGAGCAACTTCCTGGCATTCCGGGCTAACGCGCGGATAACGATGGCAGGCGGTAGTGCAGCATTGGCAGAAATGAAAGGGTACTCCGATACCTTCCTGTTAGCGGCTTGCATTGCTTTGTCTGGAGCATTATTCAGTCTGCGGCTGGGGTCGAAACGTCATTCGTAG
- a CDS encoding DUF6199 family natural product biosynthesis protein, whose amino-acid sequence MVIFATLFVLIAVLNIFFPAAGWYMRYGWMVKGDSEPSDAYLMMSRISSVIVLIIFLLFFLPAFF is encoded by the coding sequence ATGGTGATCTTCGCTACTCTTTTCGTGCTAATTGCGGTACTGAATATTTTCTTTCCAGCTGCAGGCTGGTACATGCGTTATGGCTGGATGGTAAAAGGTGATTCCGAGCCCAGTGATGCCTATCTCATGATGAGCAGAATCAGCAGTGTTATCGTACTAATTATCTTTTTATTATTCTTTTTACCAGCATTTTTTTAA